One genomic segment of Streptomyces sp. TLI_146 includes these proteins:
- a CDS encoding SCO4848 family membrane protein translates to MKLSRRVSWFLLAFGAWSWTVWATFVKNLWKDASGLAFDDGRPTGYFWVHLTLAVVSFVLGTAIGVLGFRGVRASRRVEQ, encoded by the coding sequence ATGAAGCTCAGCCGTCGCGTCTCGTGGTTCCTGCTCGCGTTCGGCGCCTGGTCGTGGACGGTATGGGCGACCTTCGTCAAAAACCTGTGGAAGGACGCCAGCGGCCTGGCGTTCGATGATGGCCGTCCGACTGGCTATTTCTGGGTGCATCTGACTCTCGCCGTGGTCTCGTTTGTTCTAGGGACGGCGATTGGCGTGCTCGGGTTCCGCGGGGTGCGGGCGTCGCGCCGCGTGGAGCAGTAG
- a CDS encoding ABC transporter substrate-binding protein, whose translation MRSIRMRVLAICAVVVVAGVGGWQLLPSDGQKKDPITVGTTDAITSLDPAGAYDAGSWALYSNVYQSLLTFKPGSAVPVPDAARGCKFIGLKLTTYQCELRDGLTFSSGRKITAADVKFSFDRVMKIKSDVGPASLLSSLGSVQADGDTVTFNLKTKDATFPSKLATGAGSIVDSTAYPETSLRKGNSVVGSGPYLLKSYKQGQSAVLEPNPDYRGAVSKTGLPVEVRYFAESDQLNQAWTARQVEVAHRQMPPKVLAKLSPGDPDIRISETPGAETRNLNINVRPGHPLAKIKVRQALAALIDRPALASGVYDGTVEPLFSLIPQGFTGHSTAFFDAYPKVDVAKAKALLRSAGVQTPLKFTLAYRKLGANGAEADMLKKQLENGNLFDVDLLAEADWTKMQKNYAAGVYDAYTAGWVADFPDPDNFSQPLVGTGNSLHTGYSDKDVDGIIQRTQQYSDRGRTADDFKALQDKVAEDVPLIPLWQGKDYVVSSRSVGGLQYVSDGTGVWRLWELDWI comes from the coding sequence ATGCGGTCGATCCGTATGCGGGTTCTGGCGATATGCGCGGTAGTGGTGGTCGCCGGTGTGGGGGGATGGCAGCTGCTGCCGTCCGATGGACAGAAGAAGGATCCGATCACGGTCGGGACGACGGACGCGATCACGTCCCTGGACCCGGCCGGCGCCTATGACGCCGGATCGTGGGCGCTGTACAGCAACGTCTACCAGTCGCTGCTGACGTTCAAGCCGGGCTCGGCGGTGCCGGTGCCGGACGCGGCCCGGGGCTGCAAGTTCATCGGGCTGAAGCTGACGACGTATCAGTGCGAGCTGCGCGACGGGCTGACGTTCTCGTCCGGCCGCAAGATCACCGCGGCCGACGTCAAGTTCTCCTTCGACCGGGTGATGAAGATCAAGAGCGATGTGGGGCCCGCCTCGCTGCTCTCCTCGCTCGGATCGGTCCAGGCCGACGGCGACACCGTCACCTTCAACCTGAAGACCAAGGACGCGACCTTCCCGTCGAAGCTCGCGACCGGCGCCGGGTCGATCGTCGACAGCACCGCGTACCCGGAGACGTCGTTGCGCAAGGGCAACAGCGTGGTCGGCTCCGGCCCGTACCTGCTCAAGTCGTACAAGCAGGGCCAGAGCGCGGTCCTGGAGCCGAACCCCGACTACCGGGGCGCGGTCTCCAAGACGGGCCTGCCCGTCGAGGTCCGCTACTTCGCCGAGTCCGACCAGCTCAACCAGGCGTGGACGGCCCGGCAGGTCGAGGTGGCGCACCGCCAGATGCCGCCCAAGGTGCTCGCCAAGCTGTCGCCCGGCGACCCGGACATACGCATCAGCGAGACACCCGGCGCCGAGACCCGCAACCTGAACATCAACGTCCGCCCCGGCCACCCGCTGGCCAAGATCAAGGTGCGCCAGGCGCTGGCCGCGCTGATCGACCGGCCCGCGCTGGCCTCGGGCGTCTACGACGGCACGGTCGAGCCGCTGTTCTCGCTGATCCCGCAGGGCTTCACCGGCCACAGCACGGCCTTCTTCGACGCCTACCCCAAGGTGGACGTGGCGAAGGCGAAGGCGCTGCTGAGGTCGGCGGGCGTGCAGACACCGCTGAAGTTCACGCTCGCCTACCGCAAGCTCGGGGCCAACGGCGCCGAGGCCGACATGCTCAAGAAGCAGTTGGAGAACGGCAACCTGTTCGACGTCGACCTGCTCGCCGAGGCCGACTGGACCAAGATGCAGAAGAACTACGCGGCCGGTGTCTACGACGCGTACACCGCGGGCTGGGTCGCGGACTTCCCGGACCCGGACAACTTCAGCCAGCCGCTCGTCGGCACCGGGAACAGCCTGCACACCGGGTACTCGGACAAGGACGTCGACGGCATCATCCAGCGCACCCAGCAGTACAGCGACCGGGGCCGTACCGCCGACGACTTCAAGGCGCTCCAGGACAAGGTCGCCGAGGACGTGCCGCTGATCCCGCTGTGGCAGGGCAAGGACTACGTGGTCAGCAGCCGCAGCGTCGGCGGCCTCCAGTACGTGTCCGACGGCACGGGCGTCTGGCGGCTGTGGGAGCTGGACTGGATCTGA
- a CDS encoding TetR/AcrR family transcriptional regulator, producing MPAENQVAQSEQSPAKGEQTRTLILETAMRLFQELGYDKTTMRAIAKEAGVSVGNAYYYFAGKEHLIQGFYDRIAAEHQAAVRDVLDRETDLEARLAGVLSAWLDIAAPYHEFAAQFFKNAADPDSPLSPFSPESEHAREAAIDVHREVLAGTKTKVPAELVDVLPELMWLSQMGLVLYWVFDRSEGRERSYRLAARGAKLTTRGVALARFRVLRPLVHEVHELFTDFLPGMAQAATARKKPAKPER from the coding sequence GTGCCAGCAGAGAACCAGGTCGCCCAGAGCGAGCAGAGTCCCGCCAAGGGCGAGCAGACCCGCACCCTGATCCTGGAGACCGCCATGCGGCTGTTCCAGGAGCTCGGTTACGACAAGACGACCATGCGGGCCATCGCCAAGGAGGCCGGGGTCTCGGTCGGCAACGCGTACTACTACTTCGCGGGCAAAGAGCATCTGATCCAGGGGTTCTACGACCGGATCGCCGCCGAACACCAGGCGGCCGTCCGGGACGTGCTCGACCGCGAGACCGATCTGGAGGCGCGCCTCGCCGGGGTGCTCAGCGCCTGGCTGGACATCGCGGCCCCGTACCACGAGTTCGCGGCGCAGTTCTTCAAGAACGCGGCGGATCCGGACAGCCCGCTCAGCCCCTTCTCGCCGGAGTCCGAGCACGCCCGCGAGGCGGCCATCGACGTGCACCGCGAGGTGCTGGCCGGGACGAAGACCAAAGTCCCGGCCGAACTCGTCGACGTACTGCCCGAGTTGATGTGGCTCTCCCAGATGGGCCTGGTCCTCTACTGGGTCTTCGACCGCTCCGAGGGCCGCGAGCGCAGCTACCGGCTGGCCGCGCGCGGCGCCAAGCTCACCACGCGCGGTGTGGCGCTGGCCCGCTTCCGGGTGCTGCGGCCGCTCGTCCACGAGGTGCACGAGCTGTTCACGGACTTCCTGCCGGGCATGGCGCAGGCGGCCACGGCCCGCAAGAAGCCCGCGAAGCCGGAGCGTTAG
- a CDS encoding MFS transporter, protein MPPLPPPLPHPLRTRAFRLLFIGRSLSLLGDAVIPAALSLAVFIATGSTAKLAIVLACSMVPKLLLLPFGGVMGDRVNARTVALGTDLVRCATQLFVGVELLGGEPRLWQIALAEAIGGCASAFAMPALAPLITGTVEEANRRRANALMGVVSSATRLGGPALAGVLILTAGPGWAFVLDSASFAVSAALLSTIRVRHVPLARRSLAADLKEGWGEMRSRDWYWTSLFAHSAWNGAAAVLMTLGPAIAFERFDGKTFWLAFMQAGAVGLLLGSLLAGRARPRRPILTANLGLATYALPLTLLALSAPAPVCIAAYGVAQLGLGFLSPVWETAVQSAIPSHALARVTSYDWLLSLAAMPVGYALGPLAADAWGPEVPLLAAALVVGGACLATAAVPGVRRFGRPVEDTPVLTRAEV, encoded by the coding sequence ATGCCACCACTGCCCCCTCCCCTGCCCCATCCGCTGCGCACGCGCGCGTTCCGGCTGCTGTTCATCGGCCGCTCGCTGTCCCTGCTCGGCGACGCCGTGATCCCGGCCGCGCTCTCCCTCGCCGTCTTCATAGCCACCGGCTCCACCGCCAAGCTCGCGATCGTGCTGGCCTGCTCGATGGTCCCCAAGCTGCTGCTCCTGCCCTTCGGCGGCGTCATGGGCGACCGCGTCAACGCCCGTACGGTCGCGCTCGGCACCGACCTCGTCCGCTGCGCCACCCAGCTCTTCGTGGGCGTCGAACTGCTCGGCGGGGAGCCCCGGCTGTGGCAGATCGCGCTCGCCGAGGCGATCGGCGGCTGCGCCTCCGCCTTCGCGATGCCCGCGCTGGCGCCGCTGATCACCGGCACGGTCGAGGAGGCGAACCGGCGGCGCGCCAACGCCCTGATGGGCGTGGTCAGCAGCGCGACCCGGCTGGGCGGCCCGGCGCTCGCGGGCGTGCTCATCCTGACCGCGGGACCCGGCTGGGCCTTCGTGCTCGACTCCGCCTCCTTCGCGGTCAGCGCGGCCCTGCTGAGCACGATCCGGGTGCGGCACGTGCCGCTGGCCCGGCGCTCGCTCGCCGCCGACCTCAAGGAGGGCTGGGGCGAGATGCGGTCGCGCGACTGGTACTGGACCAGCCTGTTCGCCCACTCCGCGTGGAACGGCGCCGCCGCCGTCCTGATGACGCTGGGACCGGCCATCGCCTTCGAGCGGTTCGACGGCAAGACGTTCTGGCTGGCGTTCATGCAGGCGGGCGCGGTGGGCCTGCTGCTCGGCTCGCTGCTCGCCGGGCGCGCCAGGCCGAGGCGCCCCATCCTGACCGCCAATCTGGGCCTGGCCACCTACGCCCTGCCGCTGACGCTCCTCGCGCTGTCCGCCCCGGCGCCGGTCTGTATCGCCGCGTACGGAGTCGCCCAGCTCGGGCTCGGCTTCCTCTCGCCGGTCTGGGAGACCGCGGTGCAGTCGGCCATCCCGAGCCACGCCCTGGCCCGCGTCACCTCGTACGACTGGCTGCTCTCGCTGGCGGCGATGCCGGTCGGGTACGCGCTCGGGCCGCTGGCCGCCGACGCCTGGGGGCCCGAAGTGCCGCTGCTGGCCGCCGCGCTGGTGGTGGGCGGTGCCTGTCTGGCGACGGCGGCGGTGCCGGGGGTGCGCCGGTTCGGCCGCCCGGTGGAGGACACTCCCGTACTCACCCGGGCGGAAGTCTGA
- a CDS encoding MarR family winged helix-turn-helix transcriptional regulator — protein sequence MERADGAEEQRDWTDGHVEQWLPVLPGLDPVVEGAVTRMKKLSVHLQRVREQSLVDFALDRPEFDTLHKLAGRGGTATPSQLAMDLDLAPASVTGRLDALERRGFLRRTPSTTDRRRVHVELTESGRATWRGAMDMLGDEESRVLGALSLVERVQLNDMLRRIMRVAEGR from the coding sequence ATGGAGCGCGCAGACGGAGCCGAGGAGCAGCGGGACTGGACCGACGGGCACGTGGAGCAGTGGCTGCCGGTGCTGCCGGGGCTCGACCCGGTGGTCGAGGGCGCGGTGACGCGGATGAAGAAGCTCTCCGTCCACCTCCAGCGCGTACGGGAGCAGTCCTTGGTCGACTTCGCGCTCGACCGGCCGGAGTTCGACACGCTGCACAAGCTGGCGGGGCGCGGGGGTACGGCGACACCGTCGCAGCTCGCCATGGACCTGGACCTGGCGCCCGCGTCCGTCACGGGCCGCCTCGACGCGCTGGAGCGGCGGGGGTTCCTGCGCCGTACGCCCTCCACGACCGACCGGCGGCGGGTCCACGTCGAGCTGACCGAGTCGGGCCGGGCGACGTGGCGGGGGGCGATGGACATGCTGGGGGACGAGGAGTCGCGGGTGCTGGGGGCGTTGTCGCTCGTTGAGCGGGTGCAGCTGAATGACATGCTGCGGCGGATCATGCGTGTTGCCGAGGGCCGTTGA
- a CDS encoding succinate dehydrogenase iron-sulfur subunit: MATPTLEKAEAGFADSPYITVTFRIRRFNPEISDEATWQDFQVEIDPKERVLDGLHKIKWDLDGSLTFRRSCAHGICGSDAMRINGKNRLACKTLIKDLNPEKPITVEAIKGLTVLKDLVVDMDPFFQAYRDVMPFLVTKGNEPTRERLQSAEDRERFDDTTKCILCAACTSSCPVFWNDGQYFGPAAIVNAHRFIFDSRDEAGEQRLEILNDKDGVWRCRTTFNCTDACPRGIEVTKAIQEVKRALITRRF, encoded by the coding sequence ATGGCCACCCCCACTCTGGAAAAGGCGGAGGCGGGCTTCGCCGACTCCCCGTACATCACGGTCACCTTCCGGATCCGCCGGTTCAACCCGGAGATCTCGGACGAGGCCACCTGGCAGGACTTCCAGGTCGAGATCGACCCGAAGGAGCGCGTGCTCGACGGTCTCCACAAGATCAAGTGGGACCTGGACGGCTCGCTGACCTTCCGGCGCTCGTGCGCGCACGGCATCTGCGGTTCGGACGCCATGCGGATCAACGGCAAGAACAGGCTCGCCTGCAAGACGCTGATCAAGGACCTGAACCCGGAGAAGCCGATCACGGTCGAGGCCATCAAGGGCCTGACGGTCCTGAAGGACCTGGTCGTGGACATGGACCCGTTCTTCCAGGCGTACCGCGACGTGATGCCCTTCCTCGTCACGAAGGGCAACGAGCCGACGCGTGAGCGGCTGCAGTCCGCCGAGGACCGCGAGCGCTTCGACGACACCACCAAGTGCATCCTGTGCGCCGCGTGCACCTCGTCGTGCCCGGTGTTCTGGAACGACGGCCAGTACTTCGGCCCGGCGGCGATCGTCAACGCGCACCGCTTCATCTTCGACTCGCGTGACGAGGCGGGGGAGCAGCGGCTGGAGATCCTGAACGACAAGGACGGCGTGTGGCGCTGCCGCACCACGTTCAACTGCACGGACGCGTGCCCGCGTGGCATCGAGGTCACGAAGGCGATCCAGGAAGTGAAGCGCGCGCTGATCACGCGCCGCTTCTAA
- the sdhA gene encoding succinate dehydrogenase flavoprotein subunit, whose translation MKIHKYDTVIVGAGGAGMRAAIEATKRSRTAVLTKLYPTRSHTGAAQGGMAAALANVEEDNWEWHTFDTVKGGDYLVDQDAAEILAKEAIDAVLDLEKMGLPFNRTPDGTIDQRRFGGHSRNHGEAPVRRSCYAADRTGHMILQTLYQNCVKEGVEFFNEFYVLDQLITEVDGVKTSAGVVAYELATGEIHVFQAKSVIYASGGTGKFFKVTSNAHTLTGDGQAACYRRGLPLEDMEFFQFHPTGIWRMGILLTEGARGEGGILRNKDGERFMEKYAPVMKDLASRDVVSRSIYTEIREGRGCGPEGDHVYLDLTHLPPEQLDAKLPDITEFARTYLGIEPYTDPIPIQPTAHYAMGGIPTNVEGEVLADNTTVVPGLYAAGEVACVSVHGANRLGTNSLLDINVFGKRSGIAAAEYAAKHDYVELPANPAELVETQVKNLLSSTGTERVSVIRKELQETMDANVMVFRTEQTIKTAVEKIAELRERYKNVSIQDKGKRFNTDLLEAIELGNLLDLAEVMAVSALARKESRGGHYREDYPNRDDVNFMRHTMAYREVADGGKDSIRLDYKPVVQTRYQPMERKY comes from the coding sequence ATGAAGATCCACAAGTACGACACCGTCATCGTCGGCGCCGGTGGCGCCGGTATGCGCGCCGCCATCGAGGCGACGAAGCGCAGCCGCACCGCGGTGCTGACGAAGCTCTACCCCACCCGCTCCCACACGGGCGCGGCGCAGGGCGGCATGGCCGCCGCGCTCGCCAACGTGGAGGAGGACAACTGGGAGTGGCACACCTTCGACACGGTCAAGGGCGGTGACTACCTGGTCGACCAGGACGCCGCCGAGATCCTGGCGAAGGAGGCCATCGACGCGGTCCTCGACCTGGAGAAGATGGGCCTGCCGTTCAACCGCACCCCGGACGGCACCATCGACCAGCGCCGCTTCGGCGGCCACTCGCGCAACCACGGCGAGGCCCCGGTCCGCCGGTCCTGCTACGCCGCGGACCGCACCGGCCACATGATCCTCCAGACGCTGTACCAGAACTGCGTCAAGGAGGGCGTGGAGTTCTTCAACGAGTTCTACGTGCTCGACCAGCTCATCACCGAGGTCGACGGCGTCAAGACGTCCGCCGGCGTGGTGGCGTACGAGCTCGCGACCGGCGAGATCCACGTCTTCCAGGCGAAGTCCGTGATCTACGCGTCCGGCGGCACCGGCAAGTTCTTCAAGGTGACCTCCAACGCGCACACCCTGACCGGTGACGGCCAGGCCGCCTGCTACCGCCGCGGTCTGCCGCTGGAGGACATGGAGTTCTTCCAGTTCCACCCGACGGGCATCTGGCGCATGGGCATCCTGCTGACGGAGGGCGCCCGCGGTGAGGGCGGTATCCTCCGCAACAAGGACGGCGAGCGCTTCATGGAGAAGTACGCGCCGGTCATGAAGGACCTCGCGTCCCGTGACGTCGTGTCCCGCTCCATCTACACGGAGATCCGTGAGGGCCGCGGCTGCGGTCCCGAGGGCGACCACGTCTACCTCGACCTCACGCACCTCCCGCCGGAGCAGCTGGACGCGAAGCTCCCGGACATCACCGAGTTCGCGCGTACGTACCTGGGCATCGAGCCGTACACGGACCCGATCCCGATCCAGCCCACCGCGCACTACGCCATGGGCGGCATCCCGACCAACGTCGAGGGTGAGGTCCTGGCGGACAACACCACCGTCGTGCCGGGTCTGTACGCGGCCGGCGAGGTCGCCTGCGTGTCGGTGCACGGCGCCAACCGCCTGGGCACCAACTCGCTGCTCGACATCAACGTGTTCGGCAAGCGCTCCGGCATCGCCGCCGCCGAGTACGCCGCCAAGCACGACTACGTCGAGCTCCCGGCGAACCCGGCGGAGCTGGTGGAGACCCAGGTCAAGAACCTGCTGTCGTCCACCGGCACCGAGCGGGTCTCGGTGATCCGCAAGGAGCTGCAGGAGACCATGGACGCCAACGTCATGGTCTTCCGCACCGAGCAGACGATCAAGACGGCCGTGGAGAAGATCGCGGAGCTCCGCGAGCGCTACAAGAACGTCTCGATCCAGGACAAGGGCAAGCGGTTCAACACCGACCTCCTGGAGGCCATCGAGCTGGGCAACCTGCTCGACCTGGCCGAGGTCATGGCCGTCTCGGCCCTGGCGCGCAAGGAGTCCCGCGGCGGTCACTACCGCGAGGACTACCCCAACCGCGACGACGTCAACTTCATGCGCCACACCATGGCGTACCGCGAGGTCGCGGACGGCGGCAAGGACTCGATCCGACTCGACTACAAGCCCGTCGTCCAGACCCGCTACCAGCCGATGGAGCGTAAGTACTGA
- a CDS encoding succinate dehydrogenase hydrophobic membrane anchor subunit yields the protein MSAETTSAIGEVEATGLYDADNPAPLIEAPRKRTKKTPKSTRTNFELYGWLFMRLSGVVLVVLVVTHLCIQLVLDGGVSKIGFAFVAGRWANPFWQVWDLAMLWLAMLHGANGLRTVINDYAQRDNTRFWLKMLLYTATVFTVLLGTLVIFTFDPNIR from the coding sequence ATGTCTGCCGAAACCACTTCCGCGATCGGCGAGGTCGAGGCCACCGGCCTCTACGACGCCGACAACCCCGCGCCGCTCATCGAGGCCCCGCGCAAGCGGACCAAGAAGACGCCGAAGTCGACCCGCACGAACTTCGAGCTGTACGGCTGGCTCTTCATGCGGCTGTCCGGCGTCGTCCTGGTCGTCCTCGTCGTCACCCACCTGTGCATCCAGCTGGTGCTCGACGGCGGCGTCTCCAAGATCGGCTTCGCCTTCGTGGCGGGCCGCTGGGCCAATCCGTTCTGGCAGGTCTGGGACCTGGCCATGCTGTGGCTGGCGATGCTGCACGGCGCCAACGGCCTGCGCACGGTCATCAACGACTACGCGCAGCGGGACAACACCCGCTTCTGGCTGAAGATGCTGCTCTACACCGCCACGGTGTTCACCGTCCTGCTGGGCACGCTGGTGATCTTCACCTTCGACCCGAACATCCGCTAG
- the sdhC gene encoding succinate dehydrogenase, cytochrome b556 subunit, with product MPAGTLYRGREGMWSWVAHRVTGVLIFFFLFVHVLDTALVRVSPEDYDKVVATYKTPIVALLEYGLVAAILFHALNGLRIIAVDFWAKGPRYQKQMLWSVVITWLILMAGALYPVLGHAARELFGS from the coding sequence GTGCCGGCTGGAACGCTGTACCGCGGCCGGGAAGGCATGTGGTCGTGGGTGGCTCATCGAGTCACCGGTGTCCTCATCTTCTTCTTCCTGTTCGTCCATGTCCTCGACACCGCTCTCGTGCGTGTCTCCCCCGAGGACTACGACAAGGTCGTCGCTACCTACAAGACGCCCATCGTGGCTCTTCTGGAGTACGGCCTCGTCGCCGCCATCCTCTTCCACGCGCTCAACGGTCTCCGCATCATCGCGGTCGACTTCTGGGCCAAGGGCCCCCGCTATCAGAAGCAGATGCTGTGGTCCGTCGTGATCACCTGGCTGATCCTGATGGCCGGAGCGCTGTACCCGGTGCTCGGTCACGCCGCCCGCGAACTGTTCGGGAGCTGA
- a CDS encoding 2-oxo-4-hydroxy-4-carboxy-5-ureidoimidazoline decarboxylase — protein MAALPPLLHLPPLCCLSAGARTKPSPAVVRRSFEEPTLSSESHAGPRKRPPPLHHTPRPAGRPAVSSQTHTNPVIPGPYEPVEDGLARFNHAPEAAAEAVLLACCASRRWALRVAAHRPYPDLDALLAAADEAGYDLTHDDVTEALAGERSPGLDPTAPSAAHTALRAAHAAYESRFGHAFVICLEGRRPTEHLNEMLGGIRVRMTNERDEERAIAAEELRRLARARLTHLLTNHPEPDTAGAPR, from the coding sequence GTGGCGGCACTCCCACCTCTTCTTCACCTCCCGCCTCTCTGCTGTCTCTCCGCCGGCGCGCGCACGAAGCCGTCGCCGGCCGTCGTTCGTCGTTCGTTCGAGGAGCCCACGCTGTCCAGCGAATCCCACGCCGGCCCCCGGAAGCGACCGCCGCCACTTCATCACACTCCCCGCCCCGCAGGCCGCCCGGCGGTATCGAGTCAGACCCACACCAACCCGGTCATCCCGGGCCCGTACGAGCCGGTCGAGGACGGGCTCGCGCGGTTCAACCACGCCCCCGAGGCGGCCGCCGAAGCCGTCCTGCTCGCCTGCTGCGCCAGCCGCCGCTGGGCCCTGCGGGTGGCCGCCCACCGCCCCTACCCGGATCTGGACGCCCTGCTCGCCGCGGCCGACGAGGCCGGGTACGACCTCACCCACGACGACGTCACCGAGGCGCTGGCCGGCGAGCGCTCGCCGGGTCTGGACCCCACGGCCCCGTCGGCGGCCCACACCGCGCTGCGGGCCGCGCACGCCGCGTACGAGAGCCGGTTCGGGCACGCCTTCGTGATCTGTCTGGAGGGGCGGCGACCCACCGAACACCTGAACGAGATGCTCGGGGGCATCCGGGTGCGGATGACCAACGAGCGGGACGAGGAGCGGGCCATCGCCGCCGAGGAGCTGCGGCGACTCGCCCGTGCCCGACTCACCCATCTCCTGACCAACCACCCGGAACCGGACACAGCGGGCGCACCCCGCTGA
- a CDS encoding family 20 glycosylhydrolase encodes MSQSRSAGGADGARGDRTARIGRGALVARVAVAAVAALALTVLVWPEDDTHGGHGGRLDPKPGASSSPAQIYPLSSPPRTIPSVRQHEPARGPGFRPVAATRVVVPTGSEALADEAQLLAQELDKEYAQGAAPRPGDIELALDPKAKATPESYTLTARERTVRITGPDEAGVFYGTRTLKQALRDGGVMPEGVVEDWPDRPQRGLNLDIARKPFTAGWIEARLREMADLKMNQLGLHFSDDQGFRIESASHPEVVSRDHLSKREVERIVALARRLHIEVVPEIDSPGHLGAVIKAHPALGLRGTTGRAVPGAVDIANPDAARIVDDLLREYADLFPGAYWHLGGDEYLALMAKNPEATYPGLAAAARAKYGPKGDIADLATGWLNDRAAALRPYGKKFKAWNDGYFKGTSVAPDPAREVEYWTGKELGARPPEEYLAEGRRTVNLNDEYLYYVLGEPNAFKYPTGRRIYQEWTPLVLRGTKPVPARYSDQVLGARFAVWCDHADAQTQDQVARGIRMPLRATAQKLWDPRTPAVDWEEFKELADKLG; translated from the coding sequence ATGTCGCAGTCCAGGAGTGCCGGCGGCGCCGACGGCGCCCGGGGTGACCGGACGGCCCGGATCGGCCGGGGCGCCCTGGTGGCACGCGTCGCCGTCGCGGCCGTGGCCGCCCTCGCGCTCACCGTGCTGGTCTGGCCCGAGGACGACACCCACGGCGGCCACGGCGGCCGCCTCGATCCGAAGCCCGGCGCCTCCTCCTCGCCCGCCCAGATCTACCCGCTCTCCTCGCCGCCCCGCACGATCCCCTCCGTACGGCAGCACGAGCCCGCCCGCGGACCCGGCTTCCGGCCCGTCGCGGCCACCCGTGTCGTCGTCCCCACCGGCAGCGAGGCGCTCGCGGACGAGGCCCAGCTGCTCGCGCAGGAGCTCGACAAGGAGTACGCGCAGGGCGCGGCGCCCCGGCCCGGGGACATCGAGCTCGCCCTGGACCCGAAGGCCAAGGCCACCCCCGAGTCGTACACGCTGACCGCCCGCGAGCGGACCGTGCGGATCACCGGCCCCGACGAGGCCGGGGTCTTCTACGGCACCCGCACCCTCAAGCAGGCGCTGCGCGACGGCGGGGTGATGCCCGAGGGCGTCGTCGAGGACTGGCCCGACCGCCCGCAGCGCGGCCTCAACCTGGACATCGCCCGCAAGCCGTTCACGGCGGGCTGGATCGAGGCGCGGCTGCGCGAGATGGCCGACCTGAAGATGAACCAGCTCGGCCTGCACTTCTCCGACGACCAGGGCTTCCGGATCGAGTCCGCCTCGCACCCCGAGGTCGTCTCGCGCGACCACCTCAGCAAGCGCGAGGTCGAGCGGATCGTGGCGCTCGCCCGGCGGCTGCACATCGAGGTGGTCCCCGAGATCGACTCGCCGGGCCACCTGGGCGCGGTGATCAAGGCCCACCCCGCGCTCGGGCTGCGCGGCACCACGGGCCGCGCCGTCCCGGGCGCCGTCGACATAGCGAACCCGGACGCGGCGCGGATCGTCGACGACCTGCTGCGCGAGTACGCGGACCTGTTCCCCGGCGCCTACTGGCACCTGGGCGGCGACGAGTACCTCGCCCTGATGGCCAAGAACCCCGAGGCCACCTACCCGGGCCTGGCCGCCGCCGCGCGCGCCAAGTACGGCCCCAAGGGCGATATAGCGGACCTGGCGACCGGCTGGCTGAACGACCGGGCGGCGGCGCTGCGCCCGTACGGCAAGAAGTTCAAGGCCTGGAACGACGGCTACTTCAAGGGCACCTCCGTCGCCCCCGACCCGGCCCGCGAGGTCGAGTACTGGACCGGCAAGGAGCTCGGCGCCCGCCCGCCGGAGGAGTACCTCGCCGAGGGCCGCAGGACGGTCAACCTCAACGACGAGTACCTGTACTACGTCCTGGGCGAGCCCAACGCCTTCAAGTACCCCACCGGGCGGCGCATCTACCAGGAGTGGACGCCGCTGGTGCTGCGCGGCACCAAGCCCGTCCCGGCCCGCTACTCCGACCAGGTGCTCGGCGCCCGGTTCGCCGTCTGGTGCGACCACGCCGACGCCCAGACCCAGGACCAGGTGGCCCGGGGCATCCGGATGCCGCTGCGCGCCACCGCCCAGAAGCTGTGGGACCCGCGCACTCCGGCCGTGGACTGGGAGGAGTTCAAGGAGCTCGCCGACAAGCTGGGGTGA